Within Scomber japonicus isolate fScoJap1 chromosome 18, fScoJap1.pri, whole genome shotgun sequence, the genomic segment GCACAAACACAGGAGGTGGAACATGAAAGATAAATGAAGGGATGTAAAGTGGGGAAGTGGGGATTGTTCGGAAGGTGGAGGACACTGTTGCTGTACGTGTATATCCAAATTATGAGGGACAGATACTCAGCTATTCATTTCAGGCCATCTGGGAGCTTTTTCTTATCAAGGTATATTGTAATGTTCCTTTCACTAATTTCATCAGTGTATTCGACTCAAAGAtcctgttatttatatattttcttttacattcattatcatatatcatatcacAGCGCTGTTTAGATTATAACCATtgtttgctgcttttttctctttgttgtttATCCTATTCTTTTCTGTCCACAGCCAATAATCTTCAGGAATCAATAAAGTTTAATCCAATCTATTACACAGCCTTATTCAGTGATTATGTGATACAGTTATAAGAGTTATTACACTGTCCTTTCAGCGTGTCCCAGCTGTTTCTGTTCTTGTAAATCAGGTTAAAATTGATTACTTGTTCATAATCTATCATTATGTTACTTTAATTTGATTAACTAAGCCCTTACTGCACCACACCATGAAATGTAAGATGATGTTCATGTTGCATCGTTGGGAGaaaaacacagtgagagagaagcagagagagtgaCTCAGCTTTTattagtaaaaataataaatatctaGGAAAAACATTTCAGCATCATTGCACACATTTCGAGTTCATCACCAACACTAATGGAGTATCAGTTCCTCTATCAAATATATGAGCTGCCAGTCATCTAAGGTGGCAGTTCAGTCAATACACAGTAAAGAACAGGTTATTAGATTTCCTAAGTCTGCTTGATTAGAGTTGTCAGCcggcacacacgcacacacacacacacacacacacacacacatacagggacacactcacacacatatatacagctgcagtgtgtgatCACGCCGGAGCATTCTGTACTCTTCACAGAGATCAGCGGCTGTCAAGGGCTTGTGGAAGGCTGGAGGTGGACCAAAACATGTTCCCGgaccccctcaccccctcctcttcccctctgactctccctccctctgtccatcCCTCTTTACTGTTTCCTACCTGCCTCTTCCTTGTGCATGTAATTTTCCACTTGTCACTTTCTGCGTCATTGCATGCCTTCACTGCCTGTTACACAATCCATGAATCTGATAACCTCAAGAACActttcatttacaaaataaaggCAAAGGTGCTTGCATGCTGTATGGTTATGATGCACCATTGCATGCAGTAGTTGGGTCGCAGTGATCTGACTGAGAAATCAGCAGATTTGGTGAGGCCAGCCGGCCAGCACAGGCAGGCATGGCTGAGCACACATTTCCCTACCTCTCCCAATGCCCTCACATAACCAACTACCACCACTAAACACCAACAATGACAAAGCATGACATTTAAATGGTGCTGTGCTTACCACAGATAGTGCTAAAGATCTACAGTAGGTAGGATTTATGATAAATGTCACTAGGGATAAATGCATATACATCTTGTCAAGCTCTTTTCTGACACGACTATCCTCCCCCATCTGTTATTTTTCTCCCTAAcatcccctctttctctctttgtccttTCGTTTTTCACCCTCTCTGGGCCTCCTGGGACATGGAGCGACCCAGAGCTTTGGGTGCTTTGGAGAACTCCATGAGGGTCGGCTTGACTGGGGGCAGGTCTCTTGTGATGTCGTCCACTGTCCTCTTGCTTGGACAGGCTCCGTCTGGGGTGGGGAAAGGCCGCAGGTCCTCCTCGGTGTGTGGTGCTCCACGACCGAGCCTGACACCCAGCTCTGCGGGGACGAAGATGGGCAAGGGGAGGGTGTTTCTCTTTGGCAGCAGCTGGTGCTCCCTCACCCCTCTTTCCATAGTGCCCACTCTGAAGACACCAGAGGGGCAGGTCTGTACCAGAGAACGGGCGTTCCACAGTCGAGACATAGTCTCCCTGCGAGAGTCGTCTTTCATG encodes:
- the tcap gene encoding telethonin, whose translation is MMPFCTVVEKCNGVVVGAKLSCSVKEENKAQRESYSADWHSVRLNTQPEDRQTMNMKDDSRRETMSRLWNARSLVQTCPSGVFRVGTMERGVREHQLLPKRNTLPLPIFVPAELGVRLGRGAPHTEEDLRPFPTPDGACPSKRTVDDITRDLPPVKPTLMEFSKAPKALGRSMSQEAQRG